The following proteins are encoded in a genomic region of Pyricularia oryzae 70-15 chromosome 6, whole genome shotgun sequence:
- a CDS encoding oxidoreductase, protein MAPLKVLVIGAGVGGTATAFWLGKAGHDVTVIERAPELRANGQQIDLRGQGLTVTRRMGLLDIVRSKRVDEQGVMFVDSKGANKAFFAINDTGKGAQAFTSDYEIMRGDLIRILYDASLESGNARYMFGTTVTSFSQDNSDAKSEDGGKVRVTFSDGREEEYDLVVGADGQGSRTRRQLLGLTQGQRDPTSKFLGVYAGFYSLPHDGTRPNIACAYHAPGGRLTLTRVDNPKTFQVYHMMRADHPLGRDFGTALAKRDVVAQKQILAEAFQDAGWETKKLTHGMIHDKQADDFYATDVASIVSPIWNKGRIVLLGDAGYSAATFSGFGTSMALIGAYVLAGEIAKNTTFDKQHPRKSLADGEIKVMKALRGYDDVLRPFVTSFQNSIPGWIWAFAIPKPAWAVWLLRFVFTMVTVLRIDKLSQRFGSDDKQAWVLPSYPEVDALVKSS, encoded by the coding sequence ATGGCACCCCTCAAAGTCCTCGTCATAGGCGCCGGCGTTGGCGGCACGGCCACGGCATTCTGGCTCGGAAAGGCGGGCCACGACGTGACGGTCATCGAACGCGCTCCTGAACTCCGCGCCAATGGGCAGCAGATTGATCTTCGCGGCCAGGGCCTCACAGTCACGCGCCGCATGGGCCTCCTCGACATCGTCCGCAGCAAGCGGGTTGATGAGCAAGGCGTCATGTTCGTCGACAGCAAGGGTGCGAACAAAGCCTTCTTCGCAATCAACGACACCGGCAAGGGAGCGCAGGCCTTCACCTCGGATTATGAGATCATGCGCGGCGACTTGATCCGGATCCTTTACGACGCCTCGCTCGAGAGCGGCAACGCCAGATACATGTTTGGCACCACAGTCACCTCCTTCTCCCAGGATAACTCGGACGCCAAGAGCGAGGATGGCGGCAAGGTCCGCGTCACCTTTAGCGACGGCCGCGAGGAGGAGTACGACCTCGTCGTCGGTGCAGACGGCCAGGGCTCCCGCACGCGGCGtcagctcctcggcctcaCCCAAGGCCAGCGTGATCCGACGTCCAAGTTTCTCGGCGTGTACGCCGGCTTCTACTCCCTGCCGCACGACGGCACCCGCCCAAATATCGCCTGTGCCTACCACGCCCCGGGTGGCCGGTTGACCTTGACGCGCGTCGACAACCCCAAGACCTTCCAGGTATACCACATGATGCGGGCCGACCACCCGCTGGGCCGCGACTTTGGCACCGCCCTTGCCAAGCGCGACGTCGTGGCGCAAAAGCAGATCCTGGCCGAGGCCTTCCAGGATGCTGGCTGGGAGACTAAAAAGCTCACCCACGGCATGATCCATGACAAGCAAGCCGACGACTTCTATGCCACCGACGTTGCCAGTATCGTCAGCCCCATCTGGAACAAAGGCCGCATCGTGCTGTTGGGCGACGCCGGATACAGCGCCGCCACCTTTTCCGGCTTCGGAACCTCCATGGCCCTGATCGGGGCGTACGTGCTAGCCGGCGAGATCGCCAAGAACACGACCTTCGACAAGCAGCACCCGAGAAAGTCGCTCGCTGATGGCGAAATCAAGGTCATGAAGGCGCTGCGTGGTTACGATGACGTTCTCCGGCCGTTCGTGACGAGTTTTCAGAACTCCATCCCCGGCTGGATCTGGGCGTTTGCCATTCCAAAGCCGGCTTGGGCAGTTTGGCTGCTGAGGTTCGTCTTTACCATGGTTACCGTCCTGAGGATCGATAAGCTCTCACAACGTTTCGGTTCGGACGACAAACAAGCCTGGGTTCTTCCCAGCTACCCCGAGGTGGACGCCTTGGTCAAGTCGTCATAA
- a CDS encoding phenol 2-monooxygenase, with amino-acid sequence MLGVNALVISNSPGTADGPRAHIVNPFALECLRDLGLEQDAVAHGVRGKAMSSMRWSGTMVGEDYGKVHAWGESPKTAHDVRIASPCEFLDLPQYWMEPLLVRYATHHGVEMRFKTELVSFEREESSGAIMCTLRDLTTQHTYLVQTTYLFGADGARSVVAHSSAANFSFDHKPSKGMACNILLKADLSRVTNAAERFGGLNWLMQPDLKARFGIAPALRMVRPWHTWLMVAFAPGEKDDPFQGLTPTSPRLLEFLRLSIGDPDVDIEVLKVDPWMIRESVALSFGCGSKKQDDDGDEGKDDGHDIFILGDAAHRHPPSYGMGSNTGIQDAYNLGWKAAFVARGLAGASLLNSYSAERQPVGADLVRISNEGMVSHFAVWEQLGMMAPTAEDGLRQVQELSEASAAGAERRAKLHEALENMRSECESLGLNMNQWYQSGAIYLDDEPAPRPELRGDPVVDIQISTYPGGRLPHAWLKVPKCGNEPSTQDLAGGGSFCLLTGHGGEAWREAADAIAKETGIPIKTVAIGFGLDYHDVNRQWAARREVGEDGCVLVRPDRFVAWRATGAVADCKAKLGVVLDRILSREEL; translated from the exons ATGCTAGGTGTCAATGCCCTCGTCATTTCCAATTCGCCAGGAACGGCAGATGGCCCTAGAGCCCACATTGTCAACCCATTTGCCCTTG AATGTCTTCGAGATCTCGGACTGGAGCAAGACGCCGTCGCTCATGGAGTCCGTGGAAAGGCCATGTCGTCTATGCGCTGGTCTGGCACCATGGTCGGGGAGGATTACGGCAAAGTCCACGCCTGGGGCGAATCTCCCAAGACTGCG CACGACGTGAGGATAGCCTCTCCCTGCGAGTTCCTCGATTTGCCGCAATACTGGATGGAGCCGCTGCTCGTCCGCTACGCAACCCACCATGGTGTCGAGATGCGCTTCAAGACGGAACTCGTCAGCTTCGAGCGCGAGGAGAGCTCAGGCGCCATAATGTGCACGCTCAGGGACCTGACAACGCAACATACGTACCTCGTACAGACCACATACCTATTCGGGGCCGACGGAGCGCGCAGCGTGGTGGCGCACTCGTCGGCTGCCAACTTCTCGTTTGATCACAAGCCCTCCAAGGGTATGGCATGCAACATCCTGCTCAAGGCCGACCTGTCGCGCGTCACCAACGCAGCCGAGCGCTTTGGTGGTTTGAACTGGCTCATGCAGCCGGACCTCAAGGCGCGTTTCGGCATCGCCCCGGCGCTGCGCATGGTCAGGCCTTGGCACACATGGCTCATGGTTGCCTTTGCGCCGGGAGAAAAGGATGACCCATTCCAGGGTCTGACCCCTACCAGCCCCCGCCTGCTCGAGTTTTTGCGTCTGAGCATCGGAGACCCAGACGTCGACATCGAGGTGCTCAAGGTGGACCCGTGGATGATCCGGGAGTCGGTAGCGCTCAGCTTTGGCTGCGGAAGCAAAAAGcaagacgacgacggcgacgagggcAAGGACGACGGCCATGACATTTTCATCCTGGGCGACGCGGCCCACCGACACCCACCATCGTACGGGATGGGTAGCAACACGGGAATCCAGGACGCCTACAACCTGGGCTGGAAAGCCGCGTTCGTGGCCCGGGGCCTGGCTGGCGCGTCTCTCCTCAACAGCTACAGTGCGGAGCGGCAGCCGGTCGGTGCAGACCTTGTGCGCATCTCAAACGAGGGCATGGTCTCGCACTTTGCCGTGTGGGAGCAGCTGGGCATGATGGCACCCACGGCCGAGGACGGGCTGCGGCAGGTCCAGGAGCTGAGCGAGGCGAGCGCGGCCGGTGCGGAGCGCAGGGCGAAGCTCCACGAGGCACTTGAGAACATGCGTAGCGAGTGCGAGAGCTTAGGGCTGAACATGAACCAGTGGTACCAGTCCGGGGCCATCTATCTGGACGACGAGCCTGCGCCGCGGCCCGAGCTCAGGGGAGACCCGGTGGTCGACATACAAATCAGCACCTACCCGGGCGGCAGGCTCCCGCACGCGTGGCTCAAAGTACCGAAGTGCGGCAACGAACCATCGACCCAGGACCTTGCGGGCGGCGGGTCGTTCTGTCTGCTGACAGGACACGGCGGAGAGGCCTGGCGCGAAGCGGCGGACGCAATCGCCAAGGAGACGGGGATTCCGATCAAGACGGTTGCAATTGGATTCGGGCTTGATTACCATGATGTTAATCGTCAATGGGCTGCGAGGCGAGAGGTAGGCGAGGACGGTTGTGTGCTTGTGCGACCGGACCGTTTCGTGGCGTGGAGGGCCACCGGAGCCGTTGCCGACTGCAAGGCTAAACTTGGCGTTGTTCTGGACCGGATCCTGTCGAGAGAGGAGCTATAA